A genome region from Nocardia sp. NBC_00565 includes the following:
- a CDS encoding nuclear transport factor 2 family protein encodes MAEFDRAELDEMVQRWVQANKDCEAKGDWKPLVDFYTTDATYGWNYGPKQEFMAVGRDEIRDYALGTEMEGLEGWVYTYQHFVIDERSGDVIGLWKQISDATRADGSNYSPEGIGGSWFRYAGDFQWSWQRDFFDFGNVGALFMEMITNNALSDGMQKRIQRATSSAPLPGWYRIGQGPVPLW; translated from the coding sequence ATGGCTGAATTCGATCGCGCTGAACTCGACGAGATGGTGCAACGCTGGGTGCAGGCCAATAAGGACTGCGAAGCCAAAGGCGATTGGAAGCCGCTGGTCGACTTCTACACCACCGATGCCACCTACGGCTGGAACTACGGGCCCAAGCAGGAATTCATGGCCGTCGGCCGTGATGAGATCCGTGATTACGCGCTCGGTACCGAGATGGAGGGTCTCGAAGGGTGGGTCTATACCTACCAGCACTTCGTCATCGATGAACGCAGCGGTGACGTCATCGGATTGTGGAAGCAGATCAGTGATGCGACCCGTGCCGACGGCAGCAACTACTCGCCGGAAGGCATCGGGGGCAGCTGGTTTCGCTACGCCGGTGATTTCCAATGGTCGTGGCAGCGCGACTTCTTCGACTTCGGGAACGTGGGCGCGCTGTTCATGGAGATGATCACCAACAACGCGTTGTCCGATGGCATGCAGAAGCGCATCCAGCGCGCGACCTCGAGTGCGCCGTTGCCCGGCTGGTACCGGATCGGCCAAGGTCCAGTACCGCTGTGGTGA
- a CDS encoding TetR/AcrR family transcriptional regulator: MSEIVSPGTEATRRRLTEKQADTVDRLTAAAVEVLSREGYSGTTVRLVAAAAGVGTATAYTYFSSKEHLIAEVYWRRLVVAPLPDMEGLDQVARVGAVLRQVSMLIADEPALAGAVSNALLGDDPDVKHLRVRIGAEIRGRLSRALGSEETETLSILELLYAGALLHGGMGHISYSEVADLLEACVRRLLG; this comes from the coding sequence ATGTCCGAAATAGTGTCACCGGGGACCGAAGCCACACGGCGACGGCTGACCGAGAAGCAGGCCGACACCGTTGATCGCCTGACCGCCGCAGCGGTCGAAGTGCTTTCCCGAGAAGGATACTCAGGCACCACGGTGCGGCTCGTTGCCGCCGCCGCGGGGGTCGGTACGGCCACCGCATACACCTATTTCTCCTCCAAGGAACACCTCATCGCCGAAGTGTATTGGCGGCGATTGGTGGTCGCACCGCTCCCCGACATGGAGGGCCTGGACCAAGTTGCCCGCGTCGGCGCCGTCCTGCGCCAGGTATCGATGCTGATCGCCGACGAGCCCGCCCTGGCCGGCGCGGTCAGCAACGCGCTCCTGGGTGACGATCCGGATGTCAAGCACCTGAGGGTCCGAATCGGCGCCGAGATCCGCGGCAGGCTCAGTCGCGCACTCGGTTCCGAAGAGACCGAGACGCTCAGCATCCTCGAGCTCCTCTACGCCGGCGCACTGCTACACGGCGGCATGGGGCATATTTCCTACAGCGAAGTCGCCGACCTGCTGGAGGCCTGTGTCCGGCGGTTGTTGGGCTGA
- a CDS encoding NAD(P) transhydrogenase subunit alpha, giving the protein MYTELLANIAILVLSGFVGFAVISKVPNTLHTPLMSGTNAIHGIVVLGALVVFGKVEHPSVLMQIILFVAVVFGTLNVIGGFVVTDRMLGMFKTKKAAAPEKAGK; this is encoded by the coding sequence ATGTACACAGAACTCCTCGCGAATATCGCGATCCTGGTGCTGTCCGGATTCGTGGGCTTCGCCGTCATCTCCAAGGTGCCCAACACCCTGCACACCCCACTCATGTCCGGCACCAATGCCATTCACGGCATTGTCGTGCTCGGCGCGCTTGTGGTGTTCGGCAAAGTCGAGCATCCGTCGGTGCTCATGCAGATCATTCTGTTCGTCGCTGTCGTGTTCGGAACCCTGAACGTCATCGGCGGTTTCGTCGTGACCGACCGCATGCTCGGCATGTTCAAGACCAAGAAGGCCGCTGCGCCGGAGAAGGCGGGTAAGTAG
- a CDS encoding nuclear transport factor 2 family protein — protein sequence MDTRELLGRFTSSFGNPDRMVELLAPQAEWWITPTVGILGSPTVGRDSIRTALEIIFGTLYMDVRISVHQVLVEGNAGAARLTMNAAALFAAGRPYENEYSLWILSDGELITHVWEYLDVAHAAGQFGLQR from the coding sequence GTGGACACACGCGAACTGCTCGGTCGTTTCACCTCGAGCTTCGGCAACCCGGACCGGATGGTGGAATTGCTTGCGCCGCAGGCGGAGTGGTGGATCACCCCTACCGTCGGGATCCTCGGCAGTCCGACCGTCGGCCGGGATTCCATCCGTACTGCCCTGGAGATCATCTTCGGGACGTTGTACATGGACGTGCGGATCTCGGTCCACCAGGTCCTGGTCGAGGGCAACGCGGGAGCGGCGCGTTTGACGATGAACGCCGCGGCTCTGTTCGCGGCGGGCAGACCGTACGAGAACGAGTACAGCCTGTGGATCTTGTCCGATGGCGAGCTGATCACCCATGTATGGGAATACCTGGACGTCGCCCATGCCGCGGGCCAGTTCGGTTTGCAACGCTGA
- a CDS encoding ferredoxin — protein sequence MKIHADLDLCQGHAVCQAEAPEVFTVPKRGKVEILDPTPGTDARAGVENAVRYCPTQALTLTDGDS from the coding sequence ATGAAGATTCATGCTGACCTGGACCTGTGTCAGGGGCACGCGGTCTGCCAGGCGGAAGCGCCCGAGGTGTTCACGGTTCCCAAGCGCGGCAAGGTCGAGATCCTCGACCCCACCCCCGGGACCGACGCACGCGCCGGTGTCGAGAATGCCGTGCGCTATTGCCCCACGCAGGCGCTCACACTCACTGACGGCGACAGCTGA
- a CDS encoding NAD(P)(+) transhydrogenase (Re/Si-specific) subunit beta: MDNLVNILYIVAFSLFIYGLMGLTSPKTAVRGNWIAAVGMVIAVLATLISIRGTGNWIVIIAGLIVGVALGVPPARFTKMTAMPQLVAAFNGVGGGTVALIAWAEFLDTEGFSQTAHEPRAHIVLGSLFAAIVGSVSFWGSVIAFGKLQEILPGRPISIGKFQQLLNLLLLACAVGFATEIVVGAANDGVPQYWMIGVLVFAGVLGLMVVLPIGGADMPVVISLLNALTGLSAAAAGLALNNTAMIVAGMIVGASGTILTNLMAKAMNRSIPAIVAGGFGGGGTAPGASGDGEQKQAKATSAADAAIQMAYANQVIVVPGYGMAVAQAQHAVKEMADLLEAKGVEVKYAIHPVAGRMPGHMNVLLAEAEVSYDAMKEMDDINGEFSRTDVALVIGANDVTNPAAREDASSPIYGMPVLNVDQAKSVIVLKRSMNSGFAGIDNPLFYADTTSMLFGDAKKSVSSVTEELKAL, encoded by the coding sequence ATGGACAATCTGGTCAATATTCTCTACATCGTCGCCTTCTCGCTCTTTATCTACGGCCTGATGGGGCTGACCAGCCCGAAGACGGCGGTGCGAGGTAACTGGATCGCCGCCGTCGGTATGGTGATCGCCGTCTTGGCAACCCTGATTTCAATTCGCGGCACCGGCAATTGGATCGTCATCATCGCAGGCCTGATCGTCGGCGTCGCGCTTGGCGTGCCTCCCGCACGGTTCACCAAGATGACCGCCATGCCACAGCTCGTCGCCGCGTTCAACGGCGTCGGCGGCGGTACCGTGGCGCTCATCGCTTGGGCCGAATTTCTTGATACTGAGGGATTTTCGCAAACTGCCCACGAGCCGCGAGCACATATCGTGTTGGGCTCCTTGTTCGCGGCGATCGTCGGCTCGGTGTCGTTTTGGGGTTCGGTCATCGCCTTCGGCAAACTGCAGGAGATTCTGCCCGGTCGCCCGATCAGCATCGGCAAGTTTCAGCAGTTGTTGAATCTGCTGCTGCTGGCATGCGCGGTCGGATTTGCTACTGAAATCGTTGTTGGAGCCGCCAATGACGGTGTGCCGCAGTACTGGATGATCGGTGTGCTCGTGTTCGCGGGCGTTCTGGGGCTCATGGTCGTGCTGCCCATCGGTGGCGCGGACATGCCGGTCGTCATCTCCCTGCTCAACGCGCTCACCGGTTTGTCCGCTGCCGCAGCGGGTCTGGCGCTGAACAACACCGCCATGATCGTGGCCGGCATGATCGTCGGCGCGTCCGGCACCATCCTGACCAACCTCATGGCCAAGGCCATGAACCGGTCCATCCCGGCCATCGTCGCCGGTGGATTCGGTGGCGGCGGAACCGCTCCCGGCGCTTCCGGCGACGGCGAGCAGAAGCAGGCCAAGGCCACTTCGGCCGCCGATGCCGCGATCCAGATGGCCTACGCCAACCAGGTCATCGTGGTCCCCGGCTACGGCATGGCCGTGGCCCAGGCTCAGCACGCGGTCAAGGAAATGGCGGACCTGCTCGAGGCCAAGGGCGTCGAGGTCAAGTACGCGATCCACCCCGTCGCCGGTCGTATGCCCGGGCACATGAACGTGCTGCTGGCCGAGGCCGAGGTCTCCTACGACGCCATGAAGGAAATGGACGACATCAACGGTGAATTCAGCCGCACCGATGTCGCCCTGGTCATCGGCGCGAACGATGTCACCAACCCGGCCGCCCGCGAGGACGCTTCGTCCCCGATCTACGGCATGCCGGTGCTCAACGTCGACCAGGCCAAGTCGGTCATCGTGCTCAAGCGCTCGATGAACTCCGGCTTCGCCGGCATCGACAACCCGCTGTTCTACGCCGACACCACCTCCATGCTGTTCGGTGATGCCAAGAAGTCCGTGAGCTCGGTCACCGAAGAACTCAAGGCGCTCTGA
- a CDS encoding MBL fold metallo-hydrolase, which translates to MSGALRIERVITSGVFALDGGTWEVENNVWVVGDDDEVLIIDAAHDPATITAAVGARNVIAVVCTHGHNDHINVAPRLGRDLYAPILLHPADEPLWQLTHSDEKYWSLLDEQRIPVAGTELQVIHTPGHSPGSVCLRLPEVTALFSGDTLFSGGPGATGRSYSDFPTIIGSIGDRLLTLPEHTDVYTGHGDGTTIGAEAPHLPEWIARGH; encoded by the coding sequence GTGAGCGGTGCGCTGCGCATCGAGCGCGTCATCACTTCCGGAGTATTCGCACTCGACGGTGGCACATGGGAAGTCGAGAACAATGTCTGGGTCGTCGGTGATGATGACGAAGTGTTGATCATCGACGCCGCCCACGATCCCGCGACGATCACCGCGGCCGTCGGGGCGCGCAATGTGATCGCGGTCGTGTGCACCCATGGCCACAACGATCACATCAATGTCGCCCCGCGACTGGGCAGAGATCTCTATGCCCCGATACTGCTGCACCCCGCGGATGAGCCGCTCTGGCAGCTGACCCACTCGGATGAGAAGTACTGGTCGCTTCTCGACGAACAGCGAATCCCGGTGGCGGGAACGGAACTTCAGGTCATTCATACGCCCGGCCATTCGCCTGGTTCGGTTTGCCTGCGACTGCCCGAGGTGACCGCGTTGTTCTCGGGCGACACTCTCTTCTCCGGCGGACCGGGCGCGACCGGCCGATCCTATTCGGATTTTCCGACCATCATCGGGTCGATTGGTGACCGGCTACTCACGCTGCCCGAGCACACCGATGTGTACACCGGTCACGGTGACGGAACGACCATCGGCGCCGAGGCTCCGCATCTGCCCGAGTGGATTGCTCGCGGACACTGA
- a CDS encoding S-(hydroxymethyl)mycothiol dehydrogenase produces the protein MPQQVRAVIARSAGAPVELVDIIIPDPGPGEVVVAIAACGVCHTDLTYREGGINDQFPFLLGHEAAGTVESVGPGVDSVVPGDFVILNWRAVCGRCRACRKGRPQYCFDTFNAAQKMTLTDGTELTPALGIGAFVQKTLVHAGQCTKVDPTADPAVVGLLGCGVMAGLGAAVNTGGVGRGDSVAVIGCGGVGDAAIVGARLAGATKIIAVDRDSRKLRWAAELGATHTIDATDSDPITAIQDLTEGFGVDVVIDAVGRPETWKQAFYARDLAGTVVLVGVPTPEMRLEMPLLDFFSRGGALKSSWYGDCLPERDFPMLVDLYQQGRLPLDKFVSERIKLDQVEAAFRTMHAGEVLRSVVVL, from the coding sequence ATGCCGCAACAGGTACGCGCAGTCATCGCAAGATCGGCCGGGGCGCCCGTAGAACTGGTCGACATCATTATTCCCGATCCGGGACCCGGTGAGGTCGTTGTCGCGATCGCTGCCTGCGGGGTGTGCCACACCGACCTCACCTACCGCGAGGGCGGGATCAACGATCAGTTCCCGTTTCTGCTCGGACATGAGGCGGCGGGCACGGTCGAGAGTGTCGGTCCCGGAGTCGATTCCGTCGTTCCGGGTGACTTCGTAATTCTGAACTGGCGTGCGGTGTGCGGTCGTTGCCGAGCCTGCAGGAAAGGTCGTCCGCAGTACTGCTTCGACACCTTCAACGCCGCCCAGAAAATGACGCTGACCGACGGGACGGAGCTGACACCTGCCCTGGGTATCGGTGCTTTCGTGCAAAAGACACTCGTGCACGCGGGTCAGTGCACCAAGGTCGATCCCACGGCCGATCCCGCCGTCGTGGGGCTGCTGGGCTGCGGCGTCATGGCCGGGTTGGGCGCGGCGGTCAACACCGGAGGGGTCGGGCGTGGTGATTCGGTGGCGGTGATCGGCTGCGGTGGTGTCGGCGACGCTGCCATTGTCGGGGCTCGCCTGGCTGGAGCGACCAAAATCATTGCGGTGGACCGTGATTCACGGAAGCTCCGCTGGGCGGCGGAACTCGGCGCCACCCACACCATCGATGCCACGGATTCGGATCCGATCACCGCGATTCAGGACCTCACCGAGGGCTTCGGTGTGGATGTCGTCATAGACGCCGTTGGTCGCCCGGAAACCTGGAAACAAGCCTTCTACGCTCGCGATTTGGCCGGCACCGTGGTCCTGGTGGGTGTCCCGACACCGGAGATGCGCCTGGAGATGCCACTGCTGGACTTCTTCTCTCGTGGCGGCGCTTTGAAGTCCTCCTGGTATGGCGATTGCCTCCCCGAACGCGACTTCCCGATGCTGGTCGACCTATATCAGCAGGGGCGACTGCCCTTGGACAAGTTCGTCAGCGAACGCATCAAGCTCGACCAGGTCGAAGCGGCTTTCCGCACCATGCACGCCGGTGAGGTGCTGCGTTCGGTGGTCGTACTGTGA
- a CDS encoding AMP-binding protein, with protein sequence MANNFADLFEHAVDAMPDRIALISGGRRVSYIELERRANQLADYFGSLGVGAGTHIGFQMHNSIETVEMWRVLGGGIDFYTGEFLAVPPVARRGPERSIDMAGVAAVDQCRGVHAHVHRVVVGQFGGSRVEVRPGASVGPGGAGTTPRHGHHGAIRLASDESACANGSRQ encoded by the coding sequence GTGGCAAACAACTTTGCTGACCTGTTCGAGCACGCCGTAGACGCGATGCCCGATCGTATTGCTCTGATCAGTGGCGGCCGCCGTGTTTCCTATATCGAGCTCGAGAGGCGGGCAAACCAGCTCGCCGATTACTTCGGCTCGCTCGGCGTGGGTGCGGGGACGCACATCGGTTTCCAAATGCACAACAGCATCGAGACCGTCGAGATGTGGCGGGTGCTCGGCGGTGGAATCGACTTTTACACGGGTGAATTCCTCGCCGTACCACCAGTCGCGCGTCGGGGCCCAGAACGATCCATTGACATGGCTGGTGTTGCCGCCGTTGATCAATGCCGCGGCGTTCATGCCCACGTTCATCGCGTCGTGGTCGGGCAATTCGGTGGTTCTCGAGTCGAAGTTCGACCCGGTGCGAGCGTGGGGCCTGGTGGAGCGGGAACGACCCCACGTCATGGTCATCACGGGGCGATTCGGTTGGCAAGCGATGAATCCGCGTGTGCTAATGGTTCAAGACAGTAG
- a CDS encoding aldehyde dehydrogenase, giving the protein MNDLVPAEGTPLLIGGKLVPGGSGVFATINPATEEVLGHAANASADDMDAAINAARTAFDTTEWSRDHAFRAHCVRQLRGAMQNRIDELREITVGEVGAPVMLTSGPQLEGPIADLSFAADLSENYSWKTDLGDAEQMGINSRRTVRREAVGVVGAITPWNFPHQINLAKLGPALAAGNTVVLKPAPDTPWCAAVLGSLIVEHTDIPAGVINIVTSDNHALGAQLVEDPRVDMVTFTGSTRTGRSVMAGAAPMIKRTFLELGGKSAAIVLDDADIAAAASYTAFSVAIHAGQGCALTTRLLVPRSAYDDAVAAAAAAMSGIRAGDPTKPGTICGPLISAAQRDRVERYLDIARSEGGRIVTGGGRPASRDRGYFIEPTVIADLGNTSTVAQEEIFGPVLVVIAHDGDADAVRMANESPYGLSGSVWGKDPDRIEKVVSGVRTGTLSVNGGLWYHADAPFGGYKQSGIGREMGVAGFEEYLETKLVATPA; this is encoded by the coding sequence ATGAACGATCTTGTCCCCGCAGAAGGCACTCCCCTGCTGATCGGCGGCAAGCTGGTCCCCGGTGGATCGGGTGTGTTCGCGACGATCAATCCCGCCACCGAGGAGGTACTCGGCCACGCCGCCAATGCCTCCGCCGATGACATGGACGCCGCCATCAATGCCGCGCGGACGGCCTTCGACACCACCGAGTGGTCCCGCGATCACGCTTTTCGCGCCCATTGCGTGCGCCAGTTGCGCGGCGCCATGCAGAACCGCATCGACGAACTGCGCGAGATCACCGTCGGGGAGGTCGGCGCACCGGTCATGCTCACCAGCGGACCGCAATTAGAAGGTCCCATCGCCGATCTGTCCTTCGCTGCGGATTTGTCCGAAAACTACAGCTGGAAAACAGATCTCGGCGATGCCGAGCAAATGGGCATCAACAGTCGGCGCACCGTTCGCAGGGAAGCCGTCGGCGTCGTCGGAGCGATCACGCCGTGGAATTTTCCGCACCAGATCAACCTGGCAAAACTCGGCCCGGCACTGGCCGCCGGCAACACCGTCGTTCTCAAACCCGCACCGGATACGCCCTGGTGCGCCGCAGTGCTCGGCTCGTTGATCGTCGAACACACCGACATTCCCGCCGGCGTGATCAACATCGTCACCTCCGACAACCACGCTCTCGGCGCCCAGCTCGTGGAAGATCCTCGAGTCGATATGGTCACGTTCACCGGATCCACCCGGACCGGTCGATCGGTCATGGCCGGTGCGGCTCCGATGATCAAACGCACGTTCCTCGAGCTCGGGGGCAAGTCCGCCGCGATCGTGCTCGACGATGCGGACATTGCCGCGGCCGCGAGTTACACCGCGTTCTCCGTTGCGATCCACGCCGGGCAGGGCTGTGCGCTCACCACCCGGCTGCTGGTGCCGCGTTCCGCCTATGACGATGCGGTCGCAGCAGCAGCGGCGGCGATGTCAGGAATCCGGGCCGGGGATCCGACGAAACCTGGAACCATTTGCGGGCCTTTGATATCCGCCGCGCAGCGCGATCGGGTCGAACGCTATCTCGATATCGCTCGCTCCGAGGGCGGGCGCATCGTGACCGGAGGCGGACGACCCGCCAGCCGCGACCGTGGCTACTTCATCGAACCGACCGTGATCGCCGATCTCGGCAATACCTCGACGGTGGCCCAAGAGGAGATCTTCGGTCCCGTTCTGGTCGTGATCGCGCACGACGGCGATGCCGACGCGGTCCGCATGGCCAACGAATCCCCTTACGGCCTATCAGGTTCGGTCTGGGGCAAGGACCCTGACCGTATCGAGAAGGTGGTATCGGGCGTCCGCACCGGAACCCTCAGCGTCAACGGCGGGCTCTGGTACCACGCCGACGCGCCGTTCGGCGGCTACAAGCAATCCGGAATCGGCCGCGAAATGGGCGTGGCCGGGTTCGAGGAATACCTCGAAACCAAGCTCGTCGCCACTCCCGCCTGA
- a CDS encoding SDR family oxidoreductase has product MPRFEPHPVRRPVLIAGASSGIGSATAEMLAEQGYPVALGARRVEECERLAEKITAAGGAAFAHYLDVTDTASVDEFVFAAERALGPAEIVVSGAGDLEFGLIHEMSSEQFAKQVDVHLIGAHRLVRRVIPDMITRGRGDFVLISSDCADAPRPRAGAYSAAKTGLEAMANQMRMELEGTGVRVSLVRPGATKTGMGLTAPAEVVGPLIEDWIAWGFARHPYMLRPRDMAAAVSSVVSTPPGSHLVLVEVQPGVPKKVAESGSGA; this is encoded by the coding sequence ATGCCACGTTTCGAACCGCATCCGGTGCGACGACCGGTCCTGATCGCGGGAGCGTCCTCCGGGATCGGCTCGGCTACTGCGGAGATGCTTGCCGAGCAGGGATATCCGGTAGCGCTGGGCGCCCGCCGCGTCGAGGAATGTGAACGGCTGGCCGAAAAGATCACGGCCGCTGGCGGTGCGGCTTTCGCGCACTATCTCGACGTCACCGACACCGCTTCGGTCGATGAGTTCGTGTTCGCCGCCGAGCGGGCACTGGGTCCCGCCGAGATCGTAGTCTCCGGAGCCGGCGATCTCGAATTCGGATTGATTCACGAGATGAGCAGCGAGCAGTTCGCCAAGCAGGTCGATGTGCACCTGATCGGCGCGCACCGGCTGGTACGACGCGTCATCCCGGACATGATCACGCGGGGCCGCGGGGATTTCGTGCTGATCAGCTCTGACTGCGCCGATGCACCGCGTCCACGCGCGGGCGCCTACAGTGCGGCCAAGACCGGACTCGAGGCCATGGCCAACCAGATGCGAATGGAGCTCGAGGGCACCGGCGTTCGGGTCAGTCTGGTTCGACCCGGTGCGACGAAGACCGGTATGGGCCTCACCGCGCCCGCCGAGGTTGTGGGACCGCTTATCGAGGACTGGATTGCCTGGGGGTTCGCCCGGCATCCGTACATGTTGCGGCCGAGGGATATGGCCGCTGCCGTTTCTTCGGTTGTTTCGACACCTCCGGGCAGCCATCTCGTCCTGGTCGAGGTGCAACCGGGCGTACCGAAGAAAGTGGCCGAATCCGGGAGTGGCGCATGA
- a CDS encoding DUF1059 domain-containing protein yields the protein MKTRLACPCGEYIRGTDEDDLVEKTRAHLAAAHPDHNYSRDEILFIAY from the coding sequence ATGAAGACTCGACTGGCCTGTCCCTGCGGTGAATACATCCGCGGCACCGACGAAGACGACCTCGTCGAAAAGACTCGCGCCCACCTCGCGGCCGCACACCCAGATCACAACTACAGCCGCGATGAGATCCTCTTCATCGCTTACTGA
- a CDS encoding cytochrome P450, whose product MTSASLEPFTFDPYDYRFHDDPYPTYARLRAETPLYHNPELDFWALSRHADVMAGFRDTVRLSSANGVSLDPAAWGPHAYRTMSFLAMDDPRHVRMRRLVYKGFTPKRVTEMDNRIHALTLEHLEPALERESFDWIEDFAGKLPMDVISELMGVPESDRAEIRRLADLVVHREEGVLDVPMPAMDAAVRLFTYYGEMVAERRARPSDDLTSALLDAEIDGDRLSDEEIIGFMFLMVVAGNETTTKLLGNALYWAARNPDEYAKVVADPSLVPDWVEETLRYDTSSQLVARSAATDFEMYGSTIPMGAKVLLLIGSANRDSEVFDDADSFRIDRADKGNLASFGAGVHFCLGAHLARLETTIALREFVSRVPHYELIEAGIERVHSTNVRGFAKLPIRVEVS is encoded by the coding sequence ATGACTTCGGCCTCACTGGAGCCGTTCACGTTCGATCCGTACGACTACCGGTTCCATGACGACCCGTACCCGACTTATGCGCGTTTGCGCGCCGAGACTCCGCTGTATCACAACCCGGAGCTCGACTTCTGGGCGCTGTCACGGCACGCCGACGTCATGGCGGGCTTCCGCGATACCGTGCGGCTCTCCAGCGCGAACGGGGTGTCACTGGATCCGGCTGCTTGGGGGCCGCACGCGTATCGGACGATGTCCTTTCTCGCGATGGACGATCCGCGGCATGTGCGGATGCGTCGTCTGGTCTACAAGGGCTTCACGCCCAAGCGTGTGACCGAGATGGACAACCGCATCCATGCGCTGACGCTCGAGCATCTCGAACCCGCGCTCGAGCGTGAATCTTTCGACTGGATCGAGGATTTCGCCGGCAAACTGCCCATGGACGTCATTTCCGAGCTCATGGGTGTGCCCGAATCGGATCGCGCTGAAATCCGCAGGCTCGCCGACCTGGTCGTACATCGAGAGGAGGGCGTCCTCGATGTGCCGATGCCCGCGATGGACGCGGCCGTCCGGCTGTTCACCTACTACGGCGAGATGGTCGCAGAGCGTCGGGCCCGCCCCAGCGACGATCTCACTTCGGCGTTGCTGGATGCGGAGATCGACGGTGACCGCCTCTCGGACGAGGAAATCATCGGGTTCATGTTCCTGATGGTCGTGGCCGGAAACGAGACCACCACAAAGCTTTTGGGCAATGCGCTGTACTGGGCCGCACGTAATCCGGATGAGTACGCGAAGGTTGTCGCCGATCCCAGCCTGGTTCCGGACTGGGTCGAGGAAACGTTGCGTTACGACACCTCCAGTCAACTCGTCGCCCGCAGCGCGGCCACGGATTTCGAGATGTACGGCAGCACCATCCCCATGGGAGCAAAGGTGCTGTTGCTCATCGGCTCCGCCAATCGGGACTCGGAGGTCTTCGACGACGCCGACAGCTTCCGCATCGATCGCGCGGACAAAGGCAATCTCGCCAGTTTCGGTGCGGGCGTGCACTTCTGTCTCGGCGCGCACCTGGCCCGCCTCGAGACCACCATCGCCTTGCGCGAATTCGTCTCGCGGGTGCCACATTACGAACTCATCGAGGCCGGTATCGAACGGGTCCACTCGACCAATGTGCGCGGCTTCGCCAAACTGCCCATCCGAGTTGAGGTTTCCTGA